The following are encoded together in the Armatimonadota bacterium genome:
- a CDS encoding PAS domain S-box protein, translating to MSGRAPRNQRGGAADSTALQGDRLLCSAFHHSPIPSCILSFTGVLITANRALCDMLGWPPSDLLARDISSLTHPEDREPQLQLFNALAAGTCRTARLKARYIHSTGVAVVADVVLSAVPGQDGDPAAISAQFLVDSGAQRAVLPRLSHLDDAASDILRSMDEVAMLLSPDLVILAASPGLAASLGKPVSELVGTPALSHLPADLARSRAAHLEQVLDTAKAASFEDCNGGRVFANTVYPVIDSSGNVCRLVAFCRDVTREREVEREARERAAILDSILKASPVGMLLSRNRMPVWVNDAMSVLTGRSVEEHLRLGPRSLYATEAEYERVGQALYGDNPGLDVRETQTTWVRGDGSVIQVQLRARPLSVETGDESYIVTAWDITDRLRYEQELQASLELYRGLYHAVPGGIIVFDADENIIDANDHALEILGLQRGENGRRVPPGRQWRAVREDGTPFPEQHWPVTATLRTGRRVTGAVVGLYPAGSDECVWLLVNCEPRLDPSTGKVEGAVVTLVDITQRKRSEAALRESEERFRQAFENAPVGVCLTSVDGTLLRANRAFREMLGYAGNELVGVNVAALTHPGDVSTTRDWIGSIPESGPWTVQVEKRYVHRDGHPVYARINTSLLRDAEGRPLHFITHVVDTTEARRAALELDQSETRFREITDLLPDMVFELDPDLRITYINKAATDTLWYTQVDLDAGLSVRDVMDEVTLQRATEGLADASARGRSLVGLFELRRKDGCLIPTEINAMPVTGPDGVLVGYRGVARDIRERQKAEDAQRLAAVGQLSAGVAHEFNNLMACLMLQAELTAENPCEERYRKLTQIALNVANHGGDICRNLTAFARPASPHRQPIHIEEAIEAGLALAAQQIQTCEVTIRRDFQSANRRVYADAGQMEQVMLNLFVNACHAMPSGGELTVTTRYVPSPAGDGNVVIAVTDTGTGISQEDLPRVFEPFFTTKTRLGEPGVSGSGLGLSVSHGIIKAHGGEIRVRSQLGVGTTFELVLPVHPADYPADTRSGPESARTVPAPAARSSRILVAEDGTELSNLIYSILTDFGHEAHCFATTGEIISALHRDTYDLVITDMLMPGGGGEEILTCLSAREPRPPALVITGVMDLALERRALELGAERVLHKPFSCMALICAVDDLLSREQDPKAT from the coding sequence ATGTCAGGCAGAGCCCCAAGAAACCAGCGTGGGGGGGCCGCGGACAGTACCGCGCTGCAGGGGGACCGGCTTCTTTGCTCGGCATTCCACCATTCGCCCATCCCCTCGTGCATCCTGTCTTTCACGGGTGTTCTGATCACGGCCAACCGCGCCCTGTGCGACATGCTGGGTTGGCCGCCGTCTGACCTTCTCGCCCGGGATATTTCATCGCTAACCCACCCCGAAGACAGAGAGCCTCAGCTGCAACTTTTCAACGCACTGGCCGCGGGTACGTGCCGGACCGCCCGACTCAAGGCTCGGTATATCCATAGTACGGGGGTGGCCGTGGTGGCGGACGTTGTCCTTTCCGCTGTTCCCGGCCAGGATGGAGACCCTGCGGCCATCAGCGCCCAGTTCCTGGTGGATTCCGGAGCTCAGAGGGCCGTTCTGCCCAGGCTCTCACACTTGGACGACGCTGCATCGGACATTTTGCGATCAATGGACGAGGTGGCAATGCTTCTATCACCGGACCTCGTCATTCTCGCCGCAAGCCCCGGCCTTGCTGCAAGCCTGGGCAAGCCGGTGTCGGAGCTTGTCGGCACGCCAGCGCTATCGCATCTACCCGCTGACCTCGCCCGGAGTCGGGCAGCTCACCTTGAACAGGTTCTGGACACTGCAAAGGCTGCATCTTTCGAGGACTGCAACGGCGGACGCGTCTTTGCCAACACCGTGTATCCCGTCATCGACTCCAGCGGGAACGTCTGTCGCCTGGTCGCTTTCTGCCGGGATGTCACACGGGAGCGTGAGGTGGAGCGCGAAGCGCGCGAACGCGCTGCGATCCTCGACTCGATACTGAAAGCATCCCCCGTCGGCATGCTTCTGTCCCGCAACCGTATGCCGGTCTGGGTGAACGATGCGATGTCAGTGCTGACAGGCAGGTCCGTGGAGGAACACCTGCGCCTCGGGCCACGCTCGCTCTACGCGACCGAAGCGGAATACGAGCGGGTGGGGCAGGCGCTCTATGGAGACAACCCAGGCCTGGACGTGCGCGAGACACAGACCACCTGGGTCCGTGGAGACGGCTCGGTGATTCAGGTTCAGCTGCGGGCACGACCCTTGAGCGTGGAAACCGGTGACGAATCGTATATTGTCACCGCTTGGGACATTACTGACCGCTTGCGTTATGAGCAGGAGTTGCAGGCCAGCCTGGAACTGTACCGCGGCCTTTATCACGCAGTCCCCGGCGGCATCATCGTTTTTGACGCGGACGAGAACATCATCGACGCCAACGATCACGCGCTGGAGATCCTCGGGCTACAGCGCGGGGAGAACGGCAGGCGCGTGCCACCGGGCAGACAGTGGCGAGCGGTGCGGGAAGATGGTACGCCGTTCCCGGAGCAGCATTGGCCTGTCACTGCTACTCTGCGAACCGGTCGAAGGGTCACAGGTGCGGTCGTAGGGCTCTACCCGGCAGGCAGCGACGAGTGCGTCTGGCTTCTGGTCAACTGCGAGCCCAGACTGGACCCGTCTACCGGTAAGGTCGAGGGCGCCGTGGTGACATTGGTGGACATCACCCAGCGCAAACGCTCGGAGGCCGCTCTGCGGGAGAGCGAAGAGCGTTTCCGCCAGGCTTTCGAGAACGCTCCGGTTGGCGTCTGCCTGACCTCGGTGGATGGGACATTGCTCAGAGCGAATCGGGCATTCCGCGAAATGCTGGGATACGCGGGGAATGAGCTGGTGGGGGTAAATGTTGCGGCCCTCACCCACCCGGGCGATGTTTCCACAACGCGGGACTGGATCGGCAGCATACCTGAGTCGGGCCCATGGACAGTGCAGGTTGAGAAGCGGTACGTACACCGCGACGGGCATCCGGTCTATGCCAGAATCAACACGTCGCTTCTGAGGGATGCCGAGGGCCGTCCGCTGCACTTCATCACCCACGTCGTGGACACCACCGAAGCGAGACGTGCTGCTCTGGAACTGGATCAGAGCGAGACGCGGTTCCGGGAGATAACGGATCTGCTCCCCGACATGGTATTCGAACTCGATCCGGACCTGCGCATCACCTACATCAACAAGGCCGCCACGGACACGCTCTGGTACACGCAGGTGGATCTCGACGCGGGTCTTTCGGTGCGAGATGTAATGGATGAGGTTACCCTGCAGCGAGCAACCGAGGGCCTTGCCGACGCATCCGCCCGCGGGCGATCCCTCGTCGGCCTGTTTGAACTGCGACGCAAGGACGGCTGCTTGATCCCCACGGAAATCAATGCCATGCCCGTCACAGGACCGGACGGAGTCTTAGTGGGGTACCGCGGGGTAGCACGCGATATCCGCGAGAGACAGAAAGCTGAAGATGCCCAGCGGCTGGCCGCCGTCGGGCAACTGTCGGCGGGAGTGGCCCACGAGTTCAACAACCTCATGGCCTGCCTGATGCTCCAGGCGGAGCTTACCGCTGAAAACCCATGCGAAGAACGGTACCGGAAGCTGACCCAAATAGCGCTCAATGTCGCCAACCATGGAGGGGATATCTGCAGGAACCTCACCGCCTTCGCAAGGCCGGCGTCCCCTCACCGGCAACCCATACATATTGAGGAGGCCATAGAAGCCGGCCTGGCACTTGCCGCACAGCAGATCCAGACGTGTGAAGTCACCATTCGGCGCGACTTCCAGTCCGCCAACCGGCGAGTGTACGCGGACGCGGGGCAGATGGAGCAGGTAATGCTCAATCTCTTCGTCAACGCCTGTCACGCCATGCCGTCCGGTGGGGAGCTGACCGTGACCACCCGGTACGTGCCTAGCCCCGCCGGCGACGGAAATGTGGTCATCGCGGTGACCGACACGGGGACGGGCATTTCGCAAGAAGACTTGCCACGGGTCTTCGAGCCTTTCTTCACCACCAAGACGCGCCTGGGGGAGCCGGGCGTCTCAGGTAGCGGCCTGGGGCTCTCCGTCTCTCACGGGATTATCAAGGCTCACGGTGGAGAGATCCGGGTACGCAGCCAGCTCGGGGTCGGCACAACCTTCGAACTCGTGCTTCCCGTCCATCCCGCTGACTATCCGGCGGACACCCGATCCGGCCCCGAGTCAGCGCGGACAGTCCCTGCGCCGGCCGCCAGGTCCTCCCGGATCCTTGTTGCGGAAGACGGCACTGAACTGTCCAATCTCATCTACTCGATCCTTACCGATTTCGGCCACGAAGCCCATTGTTTCGCAACCACCGGAGAGATCATCTCAGCGCTCCACAGGGACACCTATGACCTTGTGATCACCGACATGCTTATGCCCGGCGGCGGCGGCGAGGAGATACTCACCTGCTTGAGCGCCCGGGAACCCCGACCGCCAGCGCTGGTCATCACTGGCGTCATGGACCTGGCATTGGAGCGAAGAGCCCTCGAACTTGGCGCGGAACGGGTCCTGCACAAGCCGTTCTCCTGCATGGCGCTGATCTGCGCGGTGGATGATCTCCTGTCCAGGGAGCAGGACCCAAAGGCCACATAG